The genomic segment GCAATTTTGTAAAAGTCATCCTGATCCGTACTCTCAGAATAGAAATAAATTGGAGGATTATCACCTTCATCTAATTTAAAGAAACAAAACATACATCCTTGACTCATCCAAAAAACAAAATCATTTTCAGTTAGTTTCTTGGCAAACTCGTTTTCCTCCAGTAATTCCTGCCCACCTTCTTTTAGAATTAAAAGTTCATCCATAAAGCAAGAGTGGCCTCGTAAAAAAGTATGTTCTGTACCTCTACCCATTATTTTTAGAAATTCAATATATGATTC from the Paenibacillus sp. BIHB 4019 genome contains:
- a CDS encoding SMI1/KNR4 family protein gives rise to the protein MRYLSGIIGLLNNDRIPMNPCTNEDLAQVKEAIGDNELPESYIEFLKIMGRGTEHTFLRGHSCFMDELLILKEGGQELLEENEFAKKLTENDFVFWMSQGCMFCFFKLDEGDNPPIYFYSESTDQDDFYKIADTFTDFLLAMYTKDKDVFKKKD